Proteins from a genomic interval of Zingiber officinale cultivar Zhangliang chromosome 1B, Zo_v1.1, whole genome shotgun sequence:
- the LOC122024172 gene encoding uncharacterized protein LOC122024172, with protein sequence MARATGGGKSYRFAAGEEEEAAAAGQVECSRSCTAVVVADCVALGCCPCAVAAALGWLALVKAPWAASRRCVRMLRRSLRRRRVGDDDRNDEKGKKKATPRGAEETVARRSDWEEARELVEGMGSRFEPDRIWLELYQIGQWGFGRLSFSGLQGGDS encoded by the coding sequence ATGGCGAGGGCGACGGGAGGAGGTAAGAGTTACCGCTTCGCCGCCggcgaggaggaggaggcagCAGCGGCTGGGCAGGTGGAGTGCAGCCGGTCGTGCACGGCGGTGGTGGTGGCGGACTGCGTGGCTCTGGGGTGCTGCCCGTGCGCGGTGGCGGCGGCGCTGGGGTGGCTGGCGCTGGTGAAGGCGCCCTGGGCGGCGTCGCGGCGCTGCGTGAGGATGCTGAGGAGGTCTCTACGCCGGCGCAGAGTGGGGGACGATGACCGGAATGatgagaaggggaagaagaaggcgACGCCGAGGGGGGCGGAGGAGACGGTGGCGAGGAGGAGCGACTGGGAGGAAGCGAGGGAGCTGGTCGAAGGAATGGGTTCGAGATTTGAACCGGACCGGATTTGGTTGGAACTGTATCAGATCGGGCAGTGGGGGTTTGGGAGGTTGTCCTTCTCCGGACTTCAAGGGGGCGACTCGTAA
- the LOC122048555 gene encoding UDP-glucose flavonoid 3-O-glucosyltransferase 7-like: MADDLHILFLPFLSPGHMIPMVDLARLFAGRGIKATVVTTTGNVPLLKPTVDLANTDASLRHTIQLLPLRLPCSEAGIPEGYENLAAFPNPDDLFQLTAATDRLEPSFSLLLKTHRPDCVVVDFFYPWATRVAQEASVPSLLFDGCNFFSSAVVDIVIDGELNQGDLETERLIEVPGIPQKIHLKLSNLPYVVLHPNEFSHRVVESLHRIHGTVVNSFYELERDYVDRAPNSRDHRFWFVGPVSLQNRGMDMKMVRGSSGAASGSADHFLSWLETKRPRSVLYVCFGSVARFTATQLREIARGLDASDRPFIWVVGKAGEISEWLPEGFENRVVGGGKGMLVQGWAPQLLILNHEAVGGFVTHCGWNSCLEAIAAGVPVITWPLFAEQFLNEKLLVNVHRMGISIGVISYGNKAEERTMVNSEQLKEAVDELMGSGEEAEERRKRARELGETARRAIEEGGSSHQAMTCLIEELIRLKTVGLNRDNGDEKK, encoded by the coding sequence ATGGCGGATGATCTGCATATACTCTTCCTGCCCTTTCTCTCGCCAGGCCACATGATCCCCATGGTCGACTTGGCACGGCTTTTTGCAGGCAGAGGAATCAAAGCCACCGTCGTAACCACCACCGGCAACGTGCCTCTCCTCAAGCCTACCGTTGATCTCGCCAACACCGACGCTTCCCTCCGCCACACTATCCAACTCCTCCCCCTCCGCCTCCCCTGCTCAGAAGCTGGAATTCCCGAGGGCTACGAGAACCTCGCCGCCTTCCCTAACCCCGACGACCTCTTTCAGCTCACCGCCGCCACCGACAGGCTTGAGCCCTCCTTCTCGCTGCTGCTCAAAACCCACCGCCCTGACTGCGTCGTCGTCGATTTCTTCTATCCTTGGGCCACCCGCGTCGCCCAAGAAGCCTCCGTTCCTTCGCTCCTCTTTGATGGATGCAACTTCTTCAGCTCCGCAGTTGTTGACATCGTAATAGACGGCGAGCTGAACCAGGGCGACTTGGAGACCGAGCGATTGATCGAGGTTCCCGGCATACCGCAGAAGATCCATCTCAAGCTCTCTAATCTCCCCTACGTTGTCCTTCATCCCAACGAGTTCTCCCACCGGGTGGTCGAAAGCCTTCACCGGATCCACGGCACGGTCGTGAACAGTTTCTACGAGCTGGAACGTGACTACGTCGATCGAGCCCCCAACTCGAGAGACCACAGGTTCTGGTTCGTCGGCCCCGTCTCGCTGCAGAACCGAGGCATGGATATGAAGATGGTGCGAGGGAGCAGCGGCGCTGCTTCGGGGAGCGCCGATCATTTCTTGAGTTGGCTCGAAACCAAGAGGCCGAGGTCAGTCCTCTACGTCTGCTTCGGGAGCGTGGCCCGGTTCACGGCCACTCAGCTGCGGGAGATCGCGCGAGGTCTCGATGCGTCGGACCGGCCGTTCATCTGGGTAGTGGGGAAGGCCGGAGAGATATCGGAATGGCTTCCAGAGGGATTCGAGAACAGGGTGGTCGGCGGCGGGAAGGGAATGTTGGTGCAAGGATGGGCGCCGCAGCTTCTCATATTGAATCACGAAGCGGTGGGAGGCTTCGTGACGCACTGCGGGTGGAACTCGTGCCTGGAAGCGATTGCTGCCGGAGTTCCGGTGATCACTTGGCCGTTGTTTGCCGAGCAATTCCTGAACGAGAAGCTGTTGGTCAACGTGCACAGGATGGGGATCTCAATCGGTGTGATTTCCTACGGCAATAAAGCAGAGGAGCGGACGATGGTGAACAGTGAGCAACTGAAGGAGGCGGTGGATGAGCTGATGGGTAGTGGAGAGGAagcagaagagaggaggaagagggcGAGGGAGCTGGGAGAGACGGCGAGAAGGGCGATTGAAGAAGGTGGATCTTCTCATCAAGCGATGACTTGCCTCATAGAGGAGTTGATTCGATTGAAAACTGTTGGATTAAATAGGGACAATGGCGATGAGAAGAAATGA